From one Thalassospira lucentensis genomic stretch:
- a CDS encoding N-acetyltransferase family protein: MPNGDASLEDLVIRDAEPEDFGRITEIYGHHVLHGLASFEERAPEIAELTSRWQHVRERGLPYLVAEIDGRVEGFAYAGAYRPRPAYRFTVEDTIYIAPDVVGKGAGRALLSQLIRRCTALGYRQMVAVIGDSANVASIGLHARLGFRVAGTLQSAGFKLGRWVDSVIMQRGLGDGDGNFPEHDPGREK, encoded by the coding sequence ATGCCAAATGGCGACGCCTCCCTCGAGGATCTTGTGATCCGGGATGCCGAGCCAGAAGATTTTGGCCGCATCACCGAGATTTACGGCCACCATGTCCTGCATGGCCTGGCCTCGTTCGAAGAACGCGCGCCTGAAATCGCCGAACTGACATCGCGCTGGCAGCATGTCCGCGAACGCGGCCTGCCCTATCTCGTTGCCGAAATCGACGGCCGGGTCGAGGGTTTTGCCTATGCCGGCGCCTATCGCCCGCGTCCGGCGTATCGTTTTACGGTCGAAGACACGATCTATATCGCGCCCGATGTCGTCGGCAAGGGTGCCGGTCGCGCGCTTCTGTCCCAGCTGATCAGACGCTGTACCGCCCTTGGCTATCGCCAGATGGTCGCCGTGATCGGCGACAGCGCCAACGTGGCCTCTATCGGGTTGCACGCACGCCTTGGCTTTCGGGTGGCAGGCACATTGCAATCGGCAGGCTTCAAACTTGGCCGCTGGGTCGATAGCGTGATCATGCAGCGCGGCCTTGGCGACGGTGACGGCAACTTCCCGGAACACGATCCGGGACGGGAAAAATAA
- a CDS encoding N-formylglutamate amidohydrolase gives MNQLPSDLTGSGPATVILPSRQTLPVVFASPHSGRHYPQELIEIARIDSFALRASEDAFVDQLFASAPKLGAPMLCATFPRAFVDVNRGALELDPRMFDGPLPSDADIHSMRALSGLGSIPRVVSGGIEIYKARLPVAEAMHRIDTYYHPYHSALRKLIDATRDQFGYCILIDCHSMPGDSVDSSKNRVDLVLGDCYGSSCHPSLTRFVEDRVRDLGFTPSHNDPYAGGFCTRHYGQPEDHVHSLQIELSRSLYMDEDTITPHRGFDTLREQMTHLISCFHDLDGNPF, from the coding sequence ATGAACCAGTTGCCATCGGATCTTACCGGCAGTGGACCGGCAACCGTCATCCTGCCATCCCGGCAAACCCTGCCGGTGGTGTTTGCATCGCCCCATTCCGGGCGCCATTATCCGCAGGAATTGATCGAGATTGCCCGTATTGACTCGTTTGCGCTCCGTGCATCCGAGGATGCCTTTGTCGATCAGCTTTTTGCCAGCGCGCCCAAGCTTGGCGCACCGATGCTGTGCGCGACATTTCCGCGTGCCTTTGTCGATGTCAATCGCGGGGCGCTGGAGCTTGACCCGCGCATGTTTGATGGCCCCCTGCCTTCGGATGCGGATATTCATTCGATGCGGGCCCTTTCGGGGTTGGGATCAATCCCGCGCGTCGTCAGTGGCGGGATCGAGATATACAAGGCGCGCCTGCCGGTCGCCGAGGCGATGCACCGGATCGATACCTATTACCATCCCTATCACAGTGCGCTTCGCAAGCTGATTGATGCAACGCGTGACCAGTTTGGCTATTGCATCCTGATTGATTGCCATTCGATGCCCGGGGATTCTGTCGACAGCAGCAAAAACCGCGTTGATCTGGTTCTGGGCGATTGCTATGGAAGTTCCTGCCATCCGTCTTTGACGCGCTTTGTCGAAGATCGTGTCCGCGATCTGGGCTTTACCCCGTCGCACAATGATCCATATGCAGGCGGGTTCTGCACGCGCCATTACGGGCAACCGGAAGACCATGTGCACAGCCTGCAGATCGAGCTTTCACGCTCGCTTTACATGGACGAGGACACGATCACGCCCCATCGCGGATTTGACACCCTGCGCGAACAGATGACGCATCTGATATCGTGCTTCCACGATCTTGACGGGAATCCCTTCTGA
- a CDS encoding SemiSWEET transporter translates to MIMSFETVLGLLAGSLTTIAFLPQVIRTWRTRSTADISLVMFLILCTGIALWLVYGLIRGDWPVIIANGFTLVLASTILFFKLRHG, encoded by the coding sequence ATGATCATGTCTTTTGAAACCGTCCTTGGCCTTCTTGCCGGATCACTGACCACGATTGCCTTCCTGCCGCAGGTTATACGTACCTGGCGCACGCGCTCGACGGCTGATATCTCGCTTGTGATGTTTCTGATCCTGTGCACGGGGATCGCGCTTTGGCTGGTTTATGGCCTGATCCGTGGTGACTGGCCGGTGATCATTGCCAACGGTTTTACCCTTGTGCTGGCCTCGACCATCCTGTTTTTCAAGCTTCGCCACGGATAA
- a CDS encoding ABC transporter permease: MFGKRIENIYRLGIKELFSLRRDVVLLILICWAFSFAIYNAATGFSHDLKNASIAIADLDKSKLSRQIGDAFLQPFFKRPAEISEGDIDAAMDSGEYTFLLVIPPDFEKDLIAGHQPEIQLNIDATAMMQAGIGQGYVSNIIAQEIQTFMGGVSAYVAASHEPPTQLVTRYAYNENATSSWFTSAMEIINNITMLSIILSGAALIREREHGTIEHLLVMPLDPFEIMLAKVWANGLVILIASALSLFFVVELMLGVPIIGSKLLFLAGTMLYLFFATALGIFLATMTKSMPQFGLLFILVVLPMRMLSGGNTPLESMPETLQNIMQFVPSSHFVSFAQAILYRDAGIDVVWQEFLIVFVIAALFFAFSAMRFRKSIAAMR, from the coding sequence ATGTTTGGCAAACGGATTGAAAATATCTATCGCCTCGGCATCAAGGAGCTTTTCAGCCTCCGTCGCGATGTCGTGTTGCTAATCCTGATCTGCTGGGCGTTTTCATTTGCGATTTACAATGCTGCGACCGGCTTTTCCCATGACCTTAAAAACGCATCAATCGCGATTGCCGATCTGGACAAATCCAAACTGTCCCGCCAGATCGGTGATGCGTTCCTGCAGCCGTTTTTCAAGAGACCGGCGGAAATCAGCGAAGGCGACATCGACGCCGCCATGGATAGCGGCGAATATACCTTTCTGCTGGTGATCCCGCCCGATTTTGAAAAAGACCTGATTGCCGGTCATCAACCGGAAATACAGCTTAATATCGATGCTACCGCGATGATGCAGGCCGGGATCGGCCAAGGTTATGTCAGCAACATCATTGCCCAGGAAATCCAGACCTTCATGGGTGGTGTTTCGGCCTATGTCGCGGCCAGCCACGAACCACCGACACAGCTTGTCACGCGTTATGCCTATAACGAAAACGCGACCAGTTCATGGTTCACCAGCGCGATGGAGATCATCAACAACATCACCATGCTCTCGATCATCCTGTCCGGTGCCGCCCTTATTCGTGAACGCGAACATGGCACGATTGAACATCTGCTGGTGATGCCGCTTGATCCGTTTGAAATCATGCTGGCAAAGGTCTGGGCCAACGGACTTGTGATTCTGATCGCAAGCGCGCTATCGCTGTTTTTCGTCGTCGAACTGATGCTTGGCGTGCCTATTATCGGCTCCAAACTGTTATTCCTGGCAGGGACGATGCTGTATCTGTTTTTTGCCACCGCCCTTGGCATTTTCCTTGCGACCATGACAAAATCAATGCCGCAATTCGGGCTCCTATTTATCCTTGTCGTTTTGCCAATGCGGATGTTGTCGGGCGGGAATACGCCGCTTGAAAGCATGCCTGAAACGCTTCAGAACATCATGCAATTCGTCCCGTCCAGCCACTTTGTCAGCTTTGCACAGGCGATCCTGTATCGCGATGCCGGGATCGATGTTGTCTGGCAGGAATTCCTGATCGTCTTCGTGATCGCCGCCCTGTTCTTCGCCTTTAGCGCCATGCGCTTTCGCAAAAGCATCGCGGCAATGCGATAG
- the rbbA gene encoding ribosome-associated ATPase/putative transporter RbbA, which yields MSNDPVNGASLAARLDHVSHRYGHVHALDDISLDIPTGRTIGFIGPDGVGKSTALALISGARKLQRGTVDTLGGPMDDTSHRNSVLPKIAYMPQGLGKNLYMDLTIRENLEFFGRLFGQSARERRDRIERLVKATGLEPFTERAAGKLSGGMKQKLGLCCALIHDPEILILDEPTTGVDPLSRRQFWELIEQIRKTQSNMTVLVATAYMDEAARFDQLIAMNDGKVLASGTASEILERTGADNLETAFVRLLPEEERKGHKDLVIPPRTIHGDVPAIVADGLTMRFGDFTAVDNVSFRIEKGEIFGFLGSNGCGKTTTMKMLTGLLPATEGTAELFGKPVDGQDTELRKRVGYMSQAFSLYAELSVYQNLELHARLFHLPADRIKPRIDELSERFGLTEYHDDLAESLPLGVRQRLSLAVAIIHSPEILILDEPTSGVDPVARDGFWQLLVELSRDQGVTIFISTHFMNEAERCDRISLMHAGKVLISDTPAEITQKRGCDTLEEAFISHLEEASGIDDNAPAPDASAMQGDGENGTTKWKPAKASFFSLRRLWAYSLRETMELIRDPIRLMFALLGTAILMPVFGYGITFDVENLTYAVLDRDRTETSRTYLENLAGSRYFSEQPPLNSNDELEQRLLSGDIALAIEIPPGFGRDLEAGRSPEVAATIDGTMPFRAETIHGYVEGIHSKYLNERSMRNTGLPVQTLPVSIETRYRYNQDFKSIYAMVPSVIALLLMFIPAVLMAVGVVREKELGSITNLYVTPVTRIEFLIGKQLPYVGLGLINFVLMVVMALFWFDVPMRGNPLTLVVGAFLFVIATTGLGLLISSFTQTQIAALFGTAIATMVPSVMFSGMMQPISSLDGAPAVLSTIMPTSHFMSISVGVFTKALGFAELYPQILTLVIFFPALTALSMLLLKKQEA from the coding sequence ATGAGTAACGATCCTGTAAATGGCGCAAGTCTTGCCGCACGGCTGGACCATGTCAGCCACAGATACGGCCATGTTCATGCGCTTGACGATATCAGCCTGGATATCCCCACAGGCCGGACCATCGGCTTCATCGGGCCGGATGGGGTGGGTAAATCCACCGCCTTGGCCCTGATATCGGGCGCGCGCAAATTGCAACGCGGCACGGTCGATACACTGGGCGGACCGATGGATGATACAAGCCACCGCAACAGCGTTCTGCCCAAAATCGCCTACATGCCACAGGGACTTGGTAAGAATTTATACATGGATCTGACGATCCGCGAGAACCTTGAATTTTTTGGCCGTTTGTTTGGCCAATCAGCCCGCGAACGCCGCGACCGGATTGAACGGCTGGTCAAGGCGACCGGGCTTGAACCCTTTACCGAGCGCGCAGCAGGCAAGCTTTCCGGCGGGATGAAACAGAAACTCGGCCTTTGCTGTGCCCTGATCCATGATCCGGAAATATTGATACTGGACGAGCCGACAACCGGGGTTGATCCCCTGTCGCGGCGGCAGTTCTGGGAACTGATCGAGCAGATCCGCAAAACCCAAAGCAACATGACCGTTCTGGTCGCCACCGCCTATATGGACGAAGCCGCACGGTTCGACCAACTGATTGCGATGAATGACGGCAAGGTACTGGCAAGCGGCACAGCAAGCGAGATTTTGGAACGCACCGGGGCCGATAATCTGGAAACCGCGTTTGTAAGGCTGCTGCCAGAAGAAGAACGCAAGGGTCACAAGGACCTTGTCATTCCGCCGCGCACCATACATGGCGATGTTCCCGCCATCGTCGCCGACGGTCTGACGATGCGGTTTGGCGATTTTACCGCGGTCGATAATGTCAGCTTCCGGATTGAAAAAGGCGAGATTTTCGGGTTTCTCGGCTCGAACGGGTGCGGCAAAACCACGACCATGAAAATGCTGACCGGGCTTTTGCCCGCAACCGAAGGCACGGCCGAGCTTTTTGGCAAACCGGTCGACGGGCAGGATACCGAACTTCGCAAACGGGTCGGCTATATGAGCCAGGCCTTTTCGCTTTATGCCGAACTCAGCGTCTATCAGAACCTTGAACTGCATGCGCGGTTGTTTCACCTGCCTGCGGACCGGATAAAGCCCCGAATTGACGAGCTTTCCGAACGGTTCGGCCTGACCGAATATCACGATGATCTGGCCGAAAGCCTGCCGCTTGGTGTGCGGCAACGTTTATCGCTGGCGGTTGCGATCATTCACAGCCCGGAAATCCTGATACTTGATGAACCGACATCGGGCGTTGATCCGGTCGCACGTGATGGATTCTGGCAATTGCTGGTGGAGCTTTCCCGCGATCAGGGGGTGACGATTTTCATCTCTACCCATTTCATGAACGAGGCGGAACGCTGCGATCGCATATCGCTGATGCATGCGGGCAAGGTTCTAATCAGCGACACCCCGGCTGAAATCACGCAGAAACGCGGTTGTGACACGCTTGAAGAAGCCTTTATCAGCCATCTGGAAGAAGCCAGCGGCATTGACGATAACGCCCCCGCCCCGGATGCATCGGCGATGCAAGGCGATGGCGAAAATGGAACGACGAAATGGAAACCGGCCAAGGCATCGTTTTTCAGCCTGCGTCGGCTTTGGGCCTATTCTCTGCGTGAAACCATGGAACTGATCCGCGATCCGATCCGGTTGATGTTTGCCTTGCTGGGTACGGCGATCCTGATGCCGGTTTTTGGGTATGGCATCACGTTTGATGTCGAAAACCTGACCTATGCCGTGCTGGATCGCGACAGGACCGAAACCAGCCGCACCTATCTTGAAAACCTTGCAGGGTCCCGATATTTCAGTGAACAGCCACCGTTAAACAGCAATGACGAACTTGAACAAAGATTGCTGTCGGGTGACATTGCACTGGCGATTGAAATCCCACCCGGTTTTGGCCGTGACCTTGAAGCCGGACGCAGTCCCGAAGTCGCCGCCACCATCGATGGCACCATGCCGTTTCGCGCCGAAACCATCCATGGCTATGTCGAAGGCATTCACAGCAAATATCTGAACGAACGCAGCATGCGCAATACCGGTTTGCCGGTTCAAACCCTGCCGGTCAGTATCGAAACCCGCTATCGCTATAATCAGGATTTCAAAAGCATCTACGCCATGGTGCCATCGGTGATTGCACTGTTGCTGATGTTCATTCCTGCCGTTCTGATGGCGGTCGGCGTCGTGCGCGAAAAGGAATTGGGATCAATCACCAACCTTTATGTCACCCCCGTCACGCGGATCGAATTCCTGATTGGCAAACAATTGCCCTATGTCGGGCTGGGCCTGATCAATTTCGTTCTGATGGTCGTGATGGCGCTATTCTGGTTCGACGTACCGATGCGGGGCAATCCGCTTACCCTTGTTGTCGGGGCCTTCCTGTTTGTGATTGCCACGACCGGGCTTGGGCTTTTGATTTCGTCCTTTACCCAAACGCAGATCGCCGCGTTGTTTGGAACCGCGATCGCAACCATGGTGCCATCGGTCATGTTTTCGGGGATGATGCAGCCGATTTCGTCACTTGACGGTGCGCCCGCCGTGCTGTCGACCATCATGCCGACATCGCATTTCATGTCGATCAGTGTCGGGGTCTTTACCAAGGCGCTTGGTTTTGCCGAACTCTATCCCCAAATCCTGACGCTGGTGATTTTCTTCCCGGCATTGACCGCCCTTTCAATGCTGCTGCTTAAAAAGCAGGAGGCGTAA
- a CDS encoding HlyD family secretion protein: MSKLRVPLAILVVIIAIAGGGYYYWQQNQETLPEFIASGNGRIEAEEVRVATKYAGRVDEVLVDEGDLVQAGQVLARMDTEELQASLAKARAEVASAEQGIFEAKADIVQKESQLSFAERQLERANELVKNNNIAREQVDQRKSDRDVAEAALAAAKSRLTSSERNVEAAQAELERIQVQINDSVLKAPRGGRVQYRLAEPGEVLAGGDPVVTVLDLTDVYMTIFLPTRQAGLAFVGNEARIVLDAAPGFVIPAHVSFVADDAQFTPREVETRSERDKLMFRVKIRIARELLEEHRKRVKTGLPGEAYVMLADHQNWPERFTPNVPDDATLNQSLQE; the protein is encoded by the coding sequence ATGAGCAAACTGCGCGTGCCTTTGGCGATCCTTGTCGTGATCATCGCGATTGCCGGGGGTGGTTATTATTACTGGCAGCAAAATCAGGAAACCCTTCCCGAATTCATCGCCAGCGGAAATGGCCGGATCGAGGCCGAAGAAGTCCGCGTTGCAACCAAATATGCCGGTCGCGTCGACGAGGTTCTGGTCGATGAAGGCGATCTGGTGCAAGCCGGTCAGGTTCTGGCCCGGATGGATACCGAAGAACTTCAGGCAAGCCTTGCCAAGGCCCGCGCCGAGGTTGCCAGCGCAGAACAGGGCATTTTCGAAGCCAAGGCTGATATCGTTCAGAAGGAAAGCCAGCTTTCCTTTGCGGAACGGCAGCTTGAACGCGCCAACGAGCTTGTCAAGAACAACAATATCGCCCGCGAACAGGTCGACCAGCGCAAATCGGATCGCGATGTTGCCGAAGCCGCCCTTGCCGCGGCAAAATCGCGCCTGACAAGCAGCGAACGTAATGTCGAAGCCGCCCAGGCCGAACTTGAGCGCATTCAGGTACAGATCAATGATTCCGTGCTTAAGGCACCGCGCGGCGGGCGGGTGCAATATCGCCTTGCCGAACCGGGCGAAGTTTTGGCCGGCGGCGATCCGGTGGTGACGGTTCTGGACCTGACCGATGTTTACATGACGATCTTTCTGCCTACCCGGCAGGCTGGTCTGGCCTTTGTCGGCAATGAGGCACGCATTGTTCTGGATGCAGCGCCGGGCTTTGTCATTCCGGCCCATGTTTCGTTTGTCGCCGATGATGCACAATTCACCCCGCGCGAGGTCGAAACCAGAAGCGAACGCGACAAGCTGATGTTCCGGGTAAAAATCCGCATCGCACGCGAATTGCTCGAAGAACATCGCAAACGGGTCAAGACCGGCCTGCCCGGCGAAGCCTATGTCATGCTGGCCGATCATCAAAACTGGCCGGAACGCTTCACCCCCAATGTTCCCGATGACGCAACCCTGAACCAGAGCCTTCAGGAATGA
- a CDS encoding endonuclease/exonuclease/phosphatase family protein codes for MRIAAFNVENLFDRAKVFNDEDPEAHRDVLDAHAELNKLFEKPVYSDADKARMLTLITQLGMLRSDEGKFTRIRKIRGQLISRPRPPKQPFIKANGRDDWVGWCELRMGPVDEAAMLNTARMIGDVGADVLALVEIESRPVLLAFQDFMREKGVLPVPYRHMMIIDGNDGRGIDVGLATHEGYPIGEMRSHVDDLKPDGAPIFSRDCPEYEIITPSGAQIMVLPNHFKSKYGGNDPASKAKRLAQSLAVAAYYNRLIAEGFENIVVLGDLNDTPDSAELDPLLNGTALRDVSAHPNFTEFEFNAGNGDRGTGTHGLGNDDDKIDYLLLSPALFDRVTKGGIYRKGIWPGSRPARWTTYPDFTKKHQAASDHHLIWADIDI; via the coding sequence ATGCGGATTGCTGCGTTTAACGTCGAAAACCTGTTTGATCGGGCGAAAGTCTTTAACGATGAAGACCCCGAAGCGCATCGCGATGTGCTGGATGCCCATGCAGAGCTGAACAAGCTGTTTGAAAAACCGGTTTACAGCGATGCCGACAAGGCGCGCATGTTAACGCTGATTACACAGCTTGGCATGTTGCGCAGTGACGAGGGAAAATTTACCCGCATTCGCAAAATTCGCGGCCAGTTGATTTCTCGCCCCCGCCCGCCAAAGCAGCCCTTTATCAAGGCCAATGGCCGCGATGACTGGGTCGGCTGGTGCGAGCTTCGCATGGGGCCGGTGGACGAAGCCGCAATGTTAAACACCGCGCGTATGATCGGCGATGTCGGGGCGGATGTCCTGGCACTGGTCGAGATTGAAAGCCGCCCGGTTCTGCTGGCCTTTCAGGATTTCATGCGCGAAAAGGGCGTTTTGCCCGTGCCCTATCGCCACATGATGATCATTGATGGCAATGACGGGCGCGGCATTGATGTCGGGCTTGCCACCCATGAAGGTTACCCGATTGGCGAAATGCGAAGCCACGTCGATGACCTGAAACCTGACGGTGCCCCGATTTTCAGCCGCGATTGCCCGGAATATGAAATCATCACGCCATCGGGTGCGCAGATCATGGTCCTGCCCAACCATTTCAAAAGCAAATATGGCGGCAATGACCCGGCAAGCAAGGCCAAGCGACTGGCGCAATCCCTGGCGGTTGCGGCCTATTACAATCGCCTGATCGCCGAGGGGTTTGAGAATATCGTGGTTCTGGGCGACCTTAACGATACTCCCGACAGTGCCGAGCTTGACCCGTTGCTGAACGGTACCGCTCTTCGCGATGTTTCGGCACATCCGAATTTTACCGAGTTCGAGTTTAATGCCGGAAATGGCGATCGGGGAACCGGGACGCATGGCCTTGGCAATGATGATGATAAAATCGATTATCTGCTGCTTTCGCCTGCCCTGTTTGACCGGGTGACCAAGGGTGGCATTTATCGCAAAGGCATCTGGCCGGGATCACGACCGGCACGCTGGACAACATATCCGGACTTCACCAAAAAGCATCAGGCAGCATCCGATCACCATCTGATCTGGGCGGATATCGATATCTGA
- a CDS encoding response regulator: protein MINVNPFKPTVVFVDDDENMLRGVTRALGQRYNVISFSEPAGALSWLRENHRKVDVILSDLAMPGFSGMRLLREMVSVAANIPRVLLSGHLDNSAMNRAINTAFVSCILSKPAPIELIRKSIEQALSSRAIDLAGTSDYAGAGNARDQKQRLFGCLSAAH, encoded by the coding sequence GTGATCAATGTTAACCCCTTTAAACCGACTGTCGTGTTTGTCGATGATGACGAAAACATGCTGCGCGGCGTTACCCGGGCCCTGGGGCAGCGTTACAATGTGATTTCGTTCTCCGAACCTGCCGGGGCCCTTTCCTGGCTTCGGGAAAATCACCGGAAAGTTGATGTGATCCTGTCCGATCTGGCAATGCCGGGTTTTTCCGGTATGCGGTTGCTGCGTGAAATGGTCAGCGTTGCGGCGAATATTCCGCGTGTTCTTCTATCCGGGCATCTTGATAATTCTGCGATGAACAGGGCCATCAATACGGCTTTTGTGTCCTGCATTCTGTCGAAGCCCGCACCGATAGAGCTGATTCGCAAATCAATAGAGCAGGCGTTAAGTTCGCGGGCGATTGACCTTGCCGGGACTTCTGATTACGCCGGGGCTGGTAATGCGCGCGATCAAAAACAACGGTTATTCGGTTGTCTTTCAGCCGCGCATTGA
- a CDS encoding EAL domain-containing protein — protein MRAIKNNGYSVVFQPRIDAKTGSTCGLEVLVRFPNLQKRFLLEEIILACEGHPAINLLTTAVMNEVRKQARDIRSRFDFSPTVSINCSPYSIRNNCFLEEILHFRGDMLLCDIRIEVEITEHSDIVKDPAFLANAARLKNRGVAIYIDDFGSGSNSVELLETGVFAGVKIDREFIATANGDCVKSSFAEWVVKASHDLGLRVVAEGVEDAVVAQRKQALGVEEMQGFFFARPATLEKTPTGAFAMC, from the coding sequence ATGCGCGCGATCAAAAACAACGGTTATTCGGTTGTCTTTCAGCCGCGCATTGACGCAAAGACCGGATCGACTTGCGGGCTTGAAGTGCTGGTGCGTTTCCCGAACCTGCAGAAACGTTTCCTGCTTGAGGAAATCATTTTGGCCTGTGAAGGGCATCCGGCGATCAACCTGCTGACGACAGCGGTGATGAACGAAGTCCGTAAACAGGCCAGGGATATCCGGTCCCGGTTTGATTTTTCACCGACGGTTTCGATCAATTGTTCGCCCTATTCCATTCGCAATAACTGCTTCCTTGAGGAAATCCTTCATTTCAGAGGCGACATGCTGCTTTGTGACATCCGGATCGAAGTCGAAATCACGGAACATAGCGACATCGTCAAAGATCCGGCATTCCTTGCCAATGCCGCAAGGCTCAAAAATCGGGGTGTTGCGATTTACATCGATGATTTTGGCTCGGGAAGCAATTCGGTGGAGCTTCTGGAAACCGGTGTTTTCGCCGGTGTCAAGATTGATCGCGAATTCATCGCAACGGCAAACGGGGATTGCGTCAAATCATCGTTTGCCGAGTGGGTGGTTAAAGCGTCGCATGATCTGGGCCTCCGCGTTGTTGCCGAAGGCGTCGAAGACGCCGTTGTTGCACAAAGGAAGCAGGCGCTTGGCGTTGAGGAAATGCAGGGTTTCTTTTTTGCAAGGCCGGCAACGCTTGAAAAAACACCGACCGGTGCATTTGCAATGTGCTGA
- a CDS encoding Dabb family protein, which produces MIRHIVLIKFKPGIDEAVINSLFDALSDLGDQIAGMRGFDGGISVSPEKLEQGFKHGFCIDFDNEAARDAYLEHPAHQALGAELVKAADGEISGLIVFDLEM; this is translated from the coding sequence GATCAAATTCAAACCCGGCATTGACGAGGCCGTGATTAACAGTCTGTTTGACGCCCTGTCCGACCTTGGCGACCAGATCGCGGGAATGCGGGGTTTTGACGGCGGAATATCGGTCAGCCCGGAAAAACTGGAACAGGGTTTCAAGCACGGCTTCTGCATCGATTTCGACAATGAAGCGGCACGTGATGCCTATCTTGAGCATCCGGCACATCAGGCGCTGGGCGCTGAGCTTGTCAAAGCCGCCGATGGCGAAATTTCAGGACTGATCGTGTTTGATCTGGAGATGTGA